A portion of the Hoylesella buccalis ATCC 35310 genome contains these proteins:
- a CDS encoding FN3 domain-containing metallophosphoesterase family protein: protein MRNTNIIMTKHIIHPAILFMTLMLCPTLGWAEGIKLLHGPYLDMVQEDNATIVWVADKPSVGWVEVAPDDGTDFYSVARPRFHDTNIGIKRTSLIHSVKLTNLKPGTRYRYRVYAQEVLSHKGAEVRYGDVVATDVFNKKPLCFQTNDRRQTETSFLVLNDIHERNDVLEKLLKNSSYKDKDMIFYVGDMISHFTHDTTVFKGFMDTSIKLFAQQKSWYYVRGNHETRGEWANRFHEYFCTQQPHLYFTVRQGPILFICLDTGEDKADTDIEYAGITDYDNYRTEQARWLKEIVASNEFKEAKYRVVIAHMPPADTQDAWHGQREVTKKLLPPLNKAGINLMICGHMHEHQYIEPNDSHDYPILVNSNNSSVTAQTKNGQLDVKVLDLNGNTTFHKTYSAR, encoded by the coding sequence ATGAGAAATACAAACATCATCATGACAAAACATATCATTCATCCAGCCATCCTTTTCATGACACTCATGCTCTGTCCAACGCTTGGTTGGGCTGAAGGCATCAAACTCCTACATGGTCCCTATCTGGACATGGTGCAGGAAGACAACGCCACCATTGTTTGGGTGGCAGACAAACCCTCTGTAGGATGGGTAGAAGTGGCACCCGACGACGGCACTGACTTCTATTCGGTGGCACGTCCCAGGTTCCACGACACAAACATCGGCATCAAACGCACAAGTCTAATCCATTCTGTGAAGTTGACCAACCTAAAGCCAGGCACTCGATACCGCTACCGCGTATACGCCCAAGAAGTGCTGAGCCACAAGGGAGCGGAAGTACGATACGGCGATGTTGTGGCGACCGACGTGTTCAACAAGAAGCCGCTGTGCTTCCAGACCAACGACAGACGACAGACGGAAACATCGTTTTTGGTACTCAACGACATTCACGAACGCAACGACGTCTTGGAAAAATTGTTAAAAAACAGTTCGTATAAAGACAAAGACATGATTTTCTATGTGGGCGACATGATTTCGCACTTCACCCATGACACCACGGTCTTCAAGGGGTTCATGGACACGAGCATCAAACTTTTCGCGCAACAAAAGTCATGGTACTATGTACGCGGAAACCACGAAACGCGTGGCGAATGGGCCAACCGATTCCATGAATACTTCTGCACTCAACAACCGCATCTGTACTTCACCGTGCGTCAGGGGCCGATACTTTTCATCTGTTTGGACACAGGGGAGGATAAAGCTGATACTGATATCGAATATGCGGGCATCACCGATTATGACAATTATCGAACAGAACAAGCGAGATGGCTCAAAGAGATAGTGGCATCCAACGAGTTCAAGGAAGCGAAATACCGAGTGGTGATTGCCCACATGCCTCCCGCTGACACCCAGGACGCATGGCATGGGCAGCGAGAGGTAACGAAAAAGTTGTTGCCTCCTTTGAACAAGGCTGGCATCAACCTGATGATTTGCGGACACATGCACGAACACCAATACATTGAACCCAATGACAGCCACGACTACCCCATTCTCGTCAATTCAAACAACAGCAGCGTGACAGCCCAAACAAAGAATGGACAACTGGATGTCAAGGTTCTTGACTTGAACGGAAACACCACTTTCCACAAAACCTATTCAGCACGCTGA